A section of the Roseovarius sp. W115 genome encodes:
- a CDS encoding 5-aminolevulinate synthase: MEVIETRLLGLAVIAALGYAVATIGMKMASGHWTIAALALIVLGFVAATQVEIILMREISLGALYLIIIGIETLVVLTYAFAIGEGLSGRDAMGGAFVLAGLAVISH, translated from the coding sequence GTTATTGAAACACGGCTGCTCGGATTGGCCGTCATTGCCGCTTTGGGTTATGCCGTGGCCACCATCGGCATGAAAATGGCCTCAGGTCACTGGACGATTGCGGCCCTGGCGCTCATCGTTTTGGGATTTGTCGCGGCAACGCAGGTCGAGATCATCCTGATGCGCGAAATCTCACTGGGCGCGCTCTATCTCATCATCATCGGCATCGAAACGCTGGTTGTGCTCACATACGCATTCGCCATCGGAGAAGGTCTTTCAGGCCGCGATGCCATGGGCGGAGCGTTCGTTCTGGCCGGGCTGGCGGTGATCTCGCATTAG
- the pobA gene encoding 4-hydroxybenzoate 3-monooxygenase gives MRTQVAIIGGGPSGLLLGQLLHKSGIDTVILERQSRAHVLGRIRAGVLEAGLVNLMHEAGVGARLKRESFLHHGTNIAYPGGMFHLDFKALIDQYVTVYGQTELTQDLYEARDTSGLLTLHECSNVTLCDIETKNPRIEFTHDGQTKHLTCDIIAGCDGFHGPSRQAIPREKRREFEKAYPFGWMGILSETPPVSDELIYANSTRGFALCSMRNPTLSRYYVQCDLSDSPDNWSDDRFWNELKRRIPQEAADTLITGPSIEKSIAPLRSFVCEPLQWGRLFLCGDAAHIVPPTGAKGLNTAASDVYYLWQALLAFYDDSDEAALSRYSETALARVWKTQRFSWYMTKLLHHFPDQSEFDHNIQQAELAHLAENRAAQMALAQNYVGLPY, from the coding sequence ATGCGCACCCAAGTGGCCATTATCGGCGGCGGGCCTTCGGGCCTTTTGCTGGGTCAGCTTTTGCACAAATCGGGGATCGACACGGTCATTCTCGAACGCCAAAGCCGCGCGCATGTGCTGGGCCGCATTCGCGCGGGCGTGCTGGAGGCCGGGCTCGTCAACCTGATGCATGAGGCGGGTGTCGGTGCGCGTCTGAAACGGGAAAGCTTTCTGCACCATGGCACCAATATCGCCTATCCTGGCGGCATGTTTCACCTCGATTTCAAAGCGCTGATTGATCAATATGTTACGGTCTATGGTCAGACGGAACTGACGCAGGATCTCTACGAGGCGCGCGATACTTCGGGCTTGCTGACTTTACATGAATGCAGCAATGTAACCCTTTGTGATATTGAAACAAAGAATCCTAGAATCGAGTTCACACATGACGGCCAAACCAAACACCTGACCTGCGATATCATCGCCGGATGCGACGGGTTTCACGGCCCTTCCCGACAGGCCATTCCCAGGGAAAAACGCCGCGAGTTTGAAAAGGCTTACCCGTTCGGCTGGATGGGAATTCTGTCCGAGACGCCGCCCGTGAGTGACGAACTCATCTACGCCAATTCCACCCGTGGATTTGCGCTATGCTCTATGCGCAACCCGACGCTTAGCCGCTATTACGTGCAATGCGACCTGAGCGACAGCCCAGACAACTGGTCCGATGACCGGTTCTGGAACGAATTGAAACGCCGCATCCCGCAGGAGGCCGCGGATACCCTGATCACCGGGCCGTCGATTGAAAAATCCATCGCGCCGCTGCGCTCTTTTGTCTGCGAACCGCTGCAATGGGGACGGTTGTTCCTGTGTGGGGACGCGGCCCACATCGTGCCGCCGACGGGAGCGAAGGGACTGAACACCGCCGCGAGCGATGTCTACTATCTGTGGCAGGCGCTCTTGGCATTCTACGATGACAGCGATGAGGCCGCTCTGTCGCGCTATTCCGAAACCGCCCTCGCCCGGGTCTGGAAAACCCAGCGGTTCAGTTGGTACATGACCAAACTTTTGCACCATTTCCCGGATCAATCCGAATTTGATCATAACATTCAACAGGCTGAGCTTGCGCATCTGGCTGAGAACCGCGCAGCGCAGATGGCGCTGGCCCAGAACTATGTCGGCCTGCCCTATTAA